The window GGATGCAAGGTGAAACTATTTGATTTGAACCTAGATCAATTGCGCACCGCAGAAGACTCATTGGAAAACATTTTATCCCGACTTGTTGAAAAAGGTAGGATCGAGCAGGTAGAAAAGAAACGTATTCAAGAAAACATTTCCTTTGTGCCTCAAATGGAAAGCCTTCATGATAGTGACTTGACCATTGAAGCGATCGTTGAAAACCTAGAAGTAAAAAAAGAAGTGTTTACACAAATAGAGCATTTAGTTTCTGACGATTGTATTATAGCTTCAAATACTTCAAGCCTAAGTATTACAAGTATTGCTGCTTCATTGAAGAAGCCAGAACGCTGTATAGGAATTCACTTTTTCAATCCGGCGCCATTGATGAAATTGGTGGAGATCATTCCAGCAGTGCAAACAGATGAAAAGATCACAGATGTCTGTGTATCGACGATAAAAAGTTGGAGAAAGACCACTGCGGTAGCAAAGGATACTCCAGGATTTATCGTCAATCGAGTAGCGAGACCATTCTACAGTGAGGCACTGAGAATGTATGAAGAAGGAATGGCTGACATCCCAATGCTAGACAAGGTTGTGCGCCAAATGGGTTTCCGTATGGGGCCATTTGAACTGATGGATTTTATAGGCCATGATGTTAATTATGTGGTGACCGAATCGGTTTTTGGAGCATTCTATTACGATCCACGTTATAAGCCATCGCTGACTCAAAAGCGATTGGTTGAAGCTGGCTGGCTGGGAAGAAAATCAGGTCGCGGATTCTACAAATTTGAAGACGGAAATAAAATTGAGCCAGATCACGATCCAGAAATGCTTACTGGCGCTGACGCTAAAGCCATTCAAGATCGCTTGCTGGTCATGCTTATCAATGAAGCTGCCGATGCACTTTATCTAAAAATTGCAACTGCCGAAGATCTTGACAACGCCATGACAAAAGGCGTTAATTACCCCAAGGGTTTACTGGCTTGGGCTGATGAGAAAGGATTGGATTGGTGCGTGAATCAGCTGGATGCATTGTATGATTTTTATAGGGAAGATCGATACAGGTGTTCGCCTCTACTGCGTAGTAAAGCGAGCAAGAAGGAAACCTTTTTCCAATCATGATAGAAGGAAAAGAAATTCCAGCCAAAATGCTTTCGCTCGATCCATTTTCCACATGGATGGGAATGGAGATCATCCATGTTGAAGTTGGCCGAGTCAAATTAGGGATGAATATCAGACCTGAGATGCTCAATAGTATGGGAAAGGCGCACGGTGGCATTACCTATGCACTGGCAGACACCGCTTTTGGCTTCACTTCAAATACACATGGTAAATATGCCGTGTCCATCGAGACCAGCATCAACCACATCGAGGCGCTGGAAGCTGGCGATTACATCACCGCAGAATGCACGCTGGATAAAACCAAAACCAAAGTCGGTTTCAATATCGTCGAGGTTAAAAAAGACGACGAATTGGTAGCCCTTTTCAAAGGCGTGGTTTATAGAACCAATAAGGATTGGGAATGAGTTCGCTTTTGCGAAAGCGAAATAGGAGATGAGATGATTAGAGGATGAGAGAAATAGTTTAATTGACGATATTTAAAAAAAATATGAATAGTAAGTATGTATTTGCTTTCGAAAAACTAGATGTATATCATAAAGCAATTGATTATGGCGAACACGTTCATTTGCAAATAAAGTCTTTTCCCAAAGATGAATTATATGCCATTTCCAGCCAATATAGACGAGCAGCAGATTCTATTGCTTTAAATATTTCTGAAGGCTACCCAGGAAGTGATGCTCAATTCATCAAACATTTGAATATTGCAATTTATAGTGCAAATGAATGTATTACTTGTAGCACCAAAGCCTTTAAAAGAAATTATATTGATTTTGAGAAAGATGAGGAAAACAGGATGTTGATCACAGAATTAACAAAAATGCTTTCGTCACTAAGGTCATACGTTAGAAAAAGATCTTTGTAATCCAACAGTATCAGCCTCATCTTCTCATCCACTAATCCTCTAAAACACTAATTAATGAACACCTACATAATAGACGGAATAAGAACACCAGTCGGCAATTATAAAGGAACACTATCCACCGTAAGACCCGACGATCTAGCAGCACACGTGATTAAAACACTAGTTGAAAAACATCCAGAAATCCCACAAGAAGATTATGCCGATGTGATTATGGGTTGTGCCAATCAAGCTGGTGAGGACAATCGTAATGTGGCTCGCATGGCCGGGTTATTGGCAGGATTACCATTTTCTGTTCCGGGAGAAACCGTCAACAGATTATGCAGCTCTGGATTAAGTGCTATCGTTCATGCGCATCGTGCGATACAAACCGGTGATGGCGAAGTGTTCATCTCTGGCGGCGTTGAGAACATGACTCGTGGCCCATTAGTCATTGCAAAACCTAGCAGTGCTTTTGGAACCGACTCTAAAATGTACGATTCCAGTTTTGGCTGGCGATTTGTCAATCAAAAGATGGCCGATATGTATGGTGTGGACGGTATGGGAAATACAGCTGAGAATCTAGTTTCCAAATTCGATATCTCCCGTGAGGATCAAGATAAATTTGCATCATGGTCACAACAAAAAGCAGCCGAAGCCAGGGAGTCTGGAAGACTTGCCAAAGAAATTGTGCCCGTTGAGATTCCGCAGCGTAAAAAAGATCCAATCATTTTTAAAGATGACGAATTTATACGCCCTGGTACAACCGTTGAAATTCTTGCCAAACTACGTCCAGCATTCAAAAAAGAAGGCGGATCAGTTACTGCCGGAAACGCTAGTGGTTTAAACGATGGTGCGGCGGCAACGATTATCGCCAGTGAGGATGCCGTTAAAAAATACGGACTCAAACCTATTGCAAAAATTTTGAGCAGCGCTGTAGTAGGTGTAGAGCCTAGAATCATGGGGATAGGTCCTGTAGAAGCAAGTAATAAAGCTCTTGAAAAGGCTGGTCTGACCATGGCTGATATGGGCGTTATAGAATTAAACGAGGCTTTTGCCTCGCAAGCTTTAGCCTGCATCAGAGAATGGGGGTTGAAAGATGACGATCCACGTATCAATCCTAATGGTGGTTCGATCGCCATAGGCCATCCGCTAGGGATGACGGGAACGCGACTGGCTTATACTGCAGCTTTGGAGTTATCGCTTTCGCGAAAGCGATATGCCCTCATCACCATGTGCGTAGGAGTTGGTCAAGGTTATGCGATGGTTATTGAGAATGTAGGTTTAAATTAGTTATCGAAATTCCAATAATTATTTCGTTTTAATACAAATTCATGATGAGGCACTTTTATCTTTTAATTTTCTTTTACTCCATCCCATTTCTGATGCTTTCTCAAGAGGTATCTATGGAAATTCTTTACAGGGAACATTCAGAGTATCCTCATGAAATCGCCTATGCCCATGTAAATAAATCAGTGCTTGTTCAAGGAGAGCAATTTGCATTTACTGCCTATGTCTATGATCGGAACCTCAAGCGACCAAGTTTCTTAACTCGTAACCTCTATTTTCAATTGACGTCAGAAAATGGTACTGTAATGGAGGAAGCTATGCTGTTAGTTAATAACGGGTCGACTGAGACAGTTGTAGAATTAGATTCGACATACGCAGCAGGTAATTACAAAATGAAGCTTTTCACTCGCTGGATGAAAAACCAATCAGATAAGCCTGAATTTACAACTGAGATCAAAGTGCTTTCTAAGGAGAACAGTCTTAGGGTTACAGAGGAAGTAATAACAAAGCCCTATGATATGCAATATTTTGCTGAGGGTGGTAAGTTATTAATGTCAGTCAATAATACGCTAGGGATCCTTATTAAAGACTCAAAAGGTCGTGGAGTTGAAATAAATAACGGCGAATTACTAGCTGGCCAAAAAGTGATTTCCTCATTCAGTACTAATGAAATGGGGTCTTCAAGAGTTTACTTTACTCCAGAACCTGGAACATCTTATTCCATTAAGGCAGTCATTGACGGTAAGACAATTATAAAAAGTATCAATGACATTTTAGATACTGGAATGATTTTATCAGTTAATCCATTAGGCAATGAAATTGGGATCACCTTAAGTACGAATAGTACTAGTTTGAGCCAAGTGGATGGCGATTATAAGGTTGCTGTACATGATGATTTGAATTTACAAGTTATTGTCATGCCTGTAAAAAAGCTTTCACAAACCACTTTTCTATCGGCAAATGAGGTTTCTCCTGGTATTAATATGGTCACTGTTTTTAATGAAGAAGGAGAGCCAATTCTTGAGAGAACATTCTTCAACTATAAAAATCTTCCTAAGAGTAATATTGCTTCAATTCAAGCAAATACTGTACTGGACTCTATAAATGTCGAGCTACAACTAGATAAAAAATTCAAATACGAAGCTCCCAATAAAGTTAGCCTCTCCATATTCCCTGTAAGCACAAAGGCTATTGATAGGAATAACTCTCTTGTTAGTAGATTCTTTTTAGGTTCTCATATTAAAGGGACTGTAGAAAACCCATCGTATTATTTCAATGATATCAACCGTCGAGTTAAATATGATATGGACAATTTGATGATCACTCAAGGTTGGACAGGTTATGAATGGGATAAACTATTTGGACCATCAAATAAACCTACTTACAGTTTTGATCAAGGGATTTCATTTAAAGCTCAGATAAATTCTAGAAACACAAGCCAGTTCATGATTTATCCTT of the Nonlabens marinus S1-08 genome contains:
- a CDS encoding 3-hydroxyacyl-CoA dehydrogenase NAD-binding domain-containing protein, with the protein product MTDQKSKIKNQKSPITKVGIIGAGTMGSGIAQVAATAGCKVKLFDLNLDQLRTAEDSLENILSRLVEKGRIEQVEKKRIQENISFVPQMESLHDSDLTIEAIVENLEVKKEVFTQIEHLVSDDCIIASNTSSLSITSIAASLKKPERCIGIHFFNPAPLMKLVEIIPAVQTDEKITDVCVSTIKSWRKTTAVAKDTPGFIVNRVARPFYSEALRMYEEGMADIPMLDKVVRQMGFRMGPFELMDFIGHDVNYVVTESVFGAFYYDPRYKPSLTQKRLVEAGWLGRKSGRGFYKFEDGNKIEPDHDPEMLTGADAKAIQDRLLVMLINEAADALYLKIATAEDLDNAMTKGVNYPKGLLAWADEKGLDWCVNQLDALYDFYREDRYRCSPLLRSKASKKETFFQS
- a CDS encoding PaaI family thioesterase, which gives rise to MIEGKEIPAKMLSLDPFSTWMGMEIIHVEVGRVKLGMNIRPEMLNSMGKAHGGITYALADTAFGFTSNTHGKYAVSIETSINHIEALEAGDYITAECTLDKTKTKVGFNIVEVKKDDELVALFKGVVYRTNKDWE
- a CDS encoding four helix bundle protein, translated to MNSKYVFAFEKLDVYHKAIDYGEHVHLQIKSFPKDELYAISSQYRRAADSIALNISEGYPGSDAQFIKHLNIAIYSANECITCSTKAFKRNYIDFEKDEENRMLITELTKMLSSLRSYVRKRSL
- a CDS encoding acetyl-CoA C-acyltransferase, which codes for MNTYIIDGIRTPVGNYKGTLSTVRPDDLAAHVIKTLVEKHPEIPQEDYADVIMGCANQAGEDNRNVARMAGLLAGLPFSVPGETVNRLCSSGLSAIVHAHRAIQTGDGEVFISGGVENMTRGPLVIAKPSSAFGTDSKMYDSSFGWRFVNQKMADMYGVDGMGNTAENLVSKFDISREDQDKFASWSQQKAAEARESGRLAKEIVPVEIPQRKKDPIIFKDDEFIRPGTTVEILAKLRPAFKKEGGSVTAGNASGLNDGAAATIIASEDAVKKYGLKPIAKILSSAVVGVEPRIMGIGPVEASNKALEKAGLTMADMGVIELNEAFASQALACIREWGLKDDDPRINPNGGSIAIGHPLGMTGTRLAYTAALELSLSRKRYALITMCVGVGQGYAMVIENVGLN